In the Carboxydothermus hydrogenoformans Z-2901 genome, one interval contains:
- the ldhH gene encoding L-lactate dehydrogenase (quinone) large subunit LdhH, whose protein sequence is MANKEKIKKALGNPTLRRALTNFGNNYVLAREKVFAGLDFEELRREIKAARTEVRKKLDFYVEQFRINAEKNGARVIIVHSAAEAKKAIVDILKAKNAKTVVKSKSMASEEIHLNEELVKHGIEVVETDLGEWILQLDGQKPSHMVMPAIHLTREEVAAIFSRALDREVAPDIAQMVKLARQELRDKFLKADVGITGGNIAVAETGSIFLFTNEGNARLTTTLPRVRISLVGVEKIVPTLKDAIPIMRALPRNATAQKITSYVTVMTAGAGQEHYVILMDNGRIELKDDPVFAELFQCIRCAGCLNVCPVYQQVGGHVFGHVYTGPIGTLLTAFFHGLDAAKDPQALCGSCLRCATVCPAGINLPELLLKLRQRVVESYGQPFVQKFIFERILANPKLFNSLLDLGRKFQGLIAENGEIKSLPFGLDNLTSFRVFPALAKERLYKKYRVRPKKKGTRGKVLFYSGCLIEHMYPDIGEDVFLVLEKNGYEVVLPEDLGCCGAPAYYSGDLQAAVRMAKNNIEAFLKHEYDYIVTACPTCSETLMHYEKYLEDDEEYREKAREVSRKVIDFTDFAYKYLAVGEGKLAGSYTLHDSCHARRGLGQVKEPRELIVKTGANLVEMANSDQCCGFGGSFSIKYPEISEKVFQNKYQSIMETGAEKVAVTCPGCLMQIAGGLKKQGAPVKVEHLATILAKTFRDGSENHHFLR, encoded by the coding sequence ATGGCGAATAAAGAGAAAATTAAAAAAGCCCTTGGTAATCCTACCTTACGGCGTGCTCTAACCAATTTTGGAAATAATTATGTTTTGGCTCGGGAAAAAGTTTTTGCCGGCCTTGATTTTGAGGAACTACGCCGGGAGATCAAGGCGGCCAGAACCGAGGTTAGAAAAAAGCTTGATTTTTACGTGGAACAATTCAGGATAAATGCCGAAAAAAATGGTGCCAGGGTAATAATTGTCCACTCGGCCGCTGAAGCAAAAAAAGCAATAGTTGATATTTTAAAGGCCAAAAACGCCAAAACAGTGGTAAAATCAAAATCCATGGCATCTGAAGAAATTCACCTGAATGAAGAGCTTGTAAAACACGGCATTGAAGTAGTGGAAACCGACCTCGGGGAGTGGATTTTACAGCTTGACGGGCAAAAGCCCTCCCACATGGTAATGCCGGCAATCCACCTTACCCGTGAAGAAGTGGCTGCTATTTTTTCCAGGGCACTGGACCGGGAAGTAGCTCCGGATATTGCCCAAATGGTTAAGCTTGCCCGACAGGAATTAAGGGATAAGTTTTTAAAAGCCGATGTCGGGATTACCGGTGGAAATATTGCGGTGGCAGAAACCGGTTCGATTTTTCTCTTTACCAATGAAGGGAATGCCCGGTTAACAACTACCTTGCCCAGAGTACGGATTAGCTTGGTGGGGGTTGAAAAAATTGTACCAACGTTAAAGGATGCCATCCCAATCATGCGGGCTCTTCCCCGAAACGCTACTGCTCAGAAAATTACCAGCTACGTGACCGTGATGACTGCGGGAGCCGGTCAGGAACATTATGTAATTTTAATGGATAATGGACGCATTGAGCTAAAAGACGACCCGGTGTTCGCAGAACTTTTCCAGTGTATCCGCTGCGCCGGTTGTTTAAATGTGTGTCCCGTCTACCAGCAAGTAGGGGGCCATGTCTTTGGGCATGTTTATACCGGACCTATCGGTACCCTTTTGACCGCTTTCTTTCACGGATTGGATGCAGCCAAAGACCCTCAGGCCCTCTGCGGCAGTTGCCTTAGATGTGCTACCGTTTGCCCTGCGGGCATAAATTTACCGGAATTGTTGTTAAAATTACGTCAAAGGGTTGTTGAAAGTTATGGACAACCGTTTGTCCAAAAATTTATCTTTGAACGAATTCTGGCCAATCCCAAGCTTTTCAACTCTCTTTTAGACCTTGGTCGAAAATTTCAGGGGTTAATCGCGGAAAACGGCGAGATTAAATCTTTACCCTTTGGTTTGGATAATCTTACTTCTTTCAGGGTGTTTCCAGCTCTTGCCAAGGAGCGACTTTATAAAAAATATCGGGTGCGTCCCAAGAAAAAAGGTACCAGGGGCAAAGTGCTGTTTTACAGCGGTTGCTTAATTGAACACATGTATCCCGATATTGGTGAAGATGTTTTCTTGGTTTTAGAGAAAAACGGTTATGAAGTGGTTTTACCGGAAGATCTGGGATGTTGCGGGGCTCCAGCATATTACTCCGGAGACTTACAGGCTGCCGTGAGGATGGCTAAAAACAACATTGAGGCGTTTTTAAAGCACGAGTATGATTATATAGTCACTGCCTGTCCTACCTGCAGCGAAACCCTAATGCATTATGAAAAATATTTAGAGGATGACGAAGAGTACCGGGAGAAAGCCAGGGAAGTATCGAGGAAGGTAATCGATTTTACCGATTTTGCTTATAAGTATTTGGCGGTGGGTGAAGGAAAACTGGCGGGGAGCTATACCCTTCATGACTCCTGTCATGCCCGCCGGGGCCTGGGTCAGGTAAAAGAGCCCCGGGAGCTAATTGTTAAAACCGGGGCAAACCTGGTGGAGATGGCCAATTCCGACCAGTGCTGCGGTTTTGGCGGTTCCTTCTCCATAAAGTATCCGGAAATCTCCGAAAAAGTGTTTCAGAATAAATACCAAAGCATCATGGAAACCGGTGCAGAAAAAGTAGCGGTTACCTGTCCGGGGTGTTTAATGCAAATTGCCGGCGGCCTGAAAAAACAGGGAGCTCCGGTAAAGGTAGAGCACTTAGCTACCATCCTGGCTAAAACCTTTAGGGACGGTTCTGAAAACCACCACTTTCTACGATAG
- a CDS encoding long-chain-fatty-acid--CoA ligase: MIDLNNPPSWPYYPKNVKYHLDYPPISLGEKLDKTANEFPDTDATIFFGARIKYQKLKELTDNLAANLQNLGIKKGDRVALILPNSPQAVIAFYGALKAGAVVVWNNPMYTERELHHQLTDSGSKIVITLDLILPRVLNIKAKTSLEKIVVTRLSEFMPPLLKLLYPVKVKKEKRWIEIPKESFILGFQELLKSPPQPLAKITINPEEDLAVLQYTGGTTGISKGVMLTHRNLIANAMQVNAWDPVRSSQDIILAVMPFFHVYGLSVALNLAVLTGATLLIMPRFNVDEMLKTIVKYRPTLFPGAPTIYVAIINHPRIKDYDITSIRLCISGSAPLPVEVKKKFEEITGGRIVEGYGLTESSPVTHCNPVHSLEKPGSVGLPLSDTLCMVVEPDTLNPVAIGEVGEVAVKGPQVMKGYWNRPEETALVLKEGWLLTGDLGRMDEDGYLYIVDRKKDLIISGGYNIYPREVEEVLYEHPKVKEAVVIGVPDEYRGEVVKAFIVLKENETATSEEIIKHCQEKLAKYKVPKYVEFRTELPKTTVGKVLRRALREEAKK; this comes from the coding sequence ATGATTGATTTAAATAATCCCCCATCCTGGCCTTATTATCCAAAAAACGTGAAATATCACCTGGATTATCCCCCTATTTCTTTGGGTGAAAAGTTAGATAAAACTGCCAACGAATTTCCCGACACCGACGCCACAATCTTTTTCGGTGCAAGAATTAAATACCAAAAGTTAAAAGAGCTCACCGATAACCTTGCCGCCAATCTGCAAAACCTGGGAATTAAAAAGGGAGACCGGGTAGCCTTGATTTTACCCAATTCCCCCCAGGCCGTGATAGCCTTTTATGGCGCTTTAAAAGCAGGCGCAGTGGTTGTCTGGAACAATCCCATGTATACCGAACGGGAACTTCACCACCAGCTTACTGACTCAGGCTCCAAAATTGTGATAACTCTGGATTTAATTCTCCCCAGGGTGTTAAACATTAAAGCTAAAACTTCGTTAGAAAAAATAGTGGTAACCCGACTTTCAGAATTTATGCCACCTCTTTTAAAACTTTTGTATCCTGTCAAAGTAAAAAAAGAAAAACGGTGGATTGAAATCCCGAAAGAATCATTTATCCTTGGTTTCCAGGAACTTTTAAAATCACCACCCCAGCCCCTTGCGAAAATTACCATTAATCCCGAAGAAGATTTAGCGGTACTCCAGTATACCGGAGGAACAACTGGCATTTCTAAAGGGGTAATGCTCACCCACCGTAATTTAATTGCCAATGCTATGCAGGTAAATGCCTGGGATCCCGTAAGAAGCAGCCAAGATATCATTCTGGCAGTAATGCCTTTCTTTCACGTTTACGGTTTATCGGTTGCTTTAAACCTGGCCGTTTTAACCGGCGCCACCCTGCTTATTATGCCTCGTTTTAACGTCGATGAAATGCTAAAAACCATAGTAAAATACCGGCCCACTCTCTTCCCAGGTGCCCCAACTATCTACGTTGCCATTATCAACCATCCCAGAATAAAAGATTATGACATTACCTCAATTAGACTGTGTATTTCCGGCTCAGCCCCGCTTCCAGTGGAAGTTAAGAAAAAGTTTGAAGAAATTACCGGCGGCCGTATTGTGGAAGGATATGGCTTGACCGAATCATCTCCCGTTACCCACTGCAATCCTGTTCATTCACTGGAAAAGCCCGGTTCGGTGGGACTGCCCCTTTCCGATACCCTGTGTATGGTAGTTGAACCGGACACATTAAATCCAGTAGCCATTGGCGAAGTAGGCGAAGTTGCCGTAAAAGGTCCTCAGGTTATGAAAGGTTACTGGAATCGCCCAGAAGAAACCGCCCTGGTCTTAAAAGAAGGCTGGCTTTTAACAGGCGATTTAGGTCGCATGGATGAAGATGGCTATCTTTATATTGTGGATCGGAAAAAAGATTTAATAATCTCCGGCGGTTACAACATTTATCCGCGGGAAGTGGAGGAAGTTTTATACGAACATCCTAAGGTTAAAGAAGCGGTAGTAATAGGTGTTCCCGATGAGTACCGGGGAGAGGTGGTCAAAGCCTTCATTGTTTTAAAAGAAAATGAAACCGCCACTTCTGAAGAAATTATTAAACACTGTCAGGAAAAACTCGCCAAGTACAAAGTTCCAAAGTACGTGGAATTTAGAACCGAACTCCCCAAAACTACCGTAGGTAAAGTTTTACGGCGGGCTCTCCGGGAAGAAGCAAAAAAGTAA